A stretch of Miscanthus floridulus cultivar M001 chromosome 13, ASM1932011v1, whole genome shotgun sequence DNA encodes these proteins:
- the LOC136501070 gene encoding NADH dehydrogenase [ubiquinone] iron-sulfur protein 6, mitochondrial-like → MATATRRLFPALLKTLAPAGARGLSTEKAVGVAAVVGSHTAKWMQDTSKKSPMELINEVPPIKVDGRIAVCEGASEGVGLGHPIEYICLDLEAPNVCKYCGLRYVQVHHH, encoded by the exons ATGGCGACCGCGACGCGGAGGCTGTTCCCCGCGCTCCTCAAGACCCTAGCTCCAGCCGGTGCGCGCGGCCTCTCCACTGAGAAGGCTGTCGgcgtcgccgccgtcgtcggcaGCCACACCGCTAAGTGGATGCAG GACACGAGCAAGAAGTCACCAATGGAACTGATCAATGAGGTACCTCCAATCAAGGTTGATGGTCGCATTGCTGTCTGTGAAGGGG cttctgaAGGTGTTGGACTTGGCCACCCGATCGAGTATATCTGCCTTGATCTGGAGGCACCTAATGTATGCAAATACTGCGGTCTCCGTTATGTTCAAGTTCACCATCACTAA
- the LOC136500601 gene encoding secretory carrier-associated membrane protein 6-like isoform X1: protein MPRNNNPFDEENVNPTAKAAATTTPASVPSRKSWLPAGFGGSGKQGATIDIPLGDPKKKERELLSWEQDLKRREQDIKRREDAMNRAGVTVEVRNWPQFYPIIHHDIASEIPIHAQKLQYTAFASWLGLIACLVWNLFAVLVESIHTDDIVIFLLAVIYAISGCPLSYILWYRPLYRAMRTDSMVTFGQFFVFYSVHVGFCVIAAIAPPIIFRGKTLTGVLVAIEVLDGDIFAGRVYMYFRGHR, encoded by the exons ATGCCTCGTAACAACAATCCCTTCGACGAAGAAAATGTCAATCCTACCGCG AAAGCAGCGGCAACAACAACACCAGCTTCTGTGCCGTCCAGGAAATCATGGCTCCCGGCAGGCTTCGGAGGAAGTGGCAAGCAAGGCGCAACCATCGACATTCCCCTCGGG GATCctaagaagaaggagagagagcTGCTGTCATGGGAGCAGGACCTGAAACGGCGGGAACAG GATATTAAACGGAGGGAGGATGCAATGAACAGAG CTGGTGTCACTGTGGAAGTGAGAAATTGGCCGCAGTTCTATCCCATCATACATCATGATATAGCCAGCGAAATACCAATCCATGCTCAAAAGTTGCAATACACGGCGTTTGCTAGCTGGCTAG GACTGATTGCCTGTCTTGTTTGGAATCTGTTTGCTGTGTTGGTGGAATCAATTCATACTGATG ACATCGTTATTTTCCTCCTCGCTGTAATCTATGCAATATCTGGGTGTCCTCTTTCATACATACTTTGGTACAGACCTCTGTACCGTGCGATGAG AACTGACAGCATGGTAACCTTCGGCCAGTTCTTCGTCTTCTACTCG GTGCATGTTGGATTTTGTGTCATTGCTGCAATTGCTCCTCCAATAATATTTAGGGGAAAAACTCTCAC GGGTGTTCTTGTTGCAATAGAAGTTTTAGATGGAGATATATTCGCTGGC AGAGTGTACATGTATTTCAGAGGGCATAGGTGA
- the LOC136500601 gene encoding secretory carrier-associated membrane protein 6-like isoform X2 codes for MPRNNNPFDEENVNPTAKAAATTTPASVPSRKSWLPAGFGGSGKQGATIDIPLGDPKKKERELLSWEQDLKRREQDIKRREDAMNRAGVTVEVRNWPQFYPIIHHDIASEIPIHAQKLQYTAFASWLGLIACLVWNLFAVLVESIHTDDIVIFLLAVIYAISGCPLSYILWYRPLYRAMRTDSMVTFGQFFVFYSVHVGFCVIAAIAPPIIFRGKTLTECTCISEGIGEEWQ; via the exons ATGCCTCGTAACAACAATCCCTTCGACGAAGAAAATGTCAATCCTACCGCG AAAGCAGCGGCAACAACAACACCAGCTTCTGTGCCGTCCAGGAAATCATGGCTCCCGGCAGGCTTCGGAGGAAGTGGCAAGCAAGGCGCAACCATCGACATTCCCCTCGGG GATCctaagaagaaggagagagagcTGCTGTCATGGGAGCAGGACCTGAAACGGCGGGAACAG GATATTAAACGGAGGGAGGATGCAATGAACAGAG CTGGTGTCACTGTGGAAGTGAGAAATTGGCCGCAGTTCTATCCCATCATACATCATGATATAGCCAGCGAAATACCAATCCATGCTCAAAAGTTGCAATACACGGCGTTTGCTAGCTGGCTAG GACTGATTGCCTGTCTTGTTTGGAATCTGTTTGCTGTGTTGGTGGAATCAATTCATACTGATG ACATCGTTATTTTCCTCCTCGCTGTAATCTATGCAATATCTGGGTGTCCTCTTTCATACATACTTTGGTACAGACCTCTGTACCGTGCGATGAG AACTGACAGCATGGTAACCTTCGGCCAGTTCTTCGTCTTCTACTCG GTGCATGTTGGATTTTGTGTCATTGCTGCAATTGCTCCTCCAATAATATTTAGGGGAAAAACTCTCAC AGAGTGTACATGTATTTCAGAGGGCATAGGTGAAGAATGGCAATGA
- the LOC136501551 gene encoding choline-phosphate cytidylyltransferase 2-like isoform X1, which yields MKPAEDAAVPEATATATPPPPAAQTVWYDPMSSPQAPAPHQQPAIEAVAETSPSSVSSDARPLRVYADGIYDLFHFGHARALEQAKKSFPNTYLLVGCCSDEITHMYKGKTVMTEDERYESLRHCKWVDEVIPDAPWVINQEFIDKHNIDYVAHDALPYADTSGAANDVYEFVKAIGKFKETKRTEGISTSDIIMRILKDYNQYIMRNLTRGYSRKDLGVSYVKEKQLRVNMGISKLREKVKEHQEKVIKLLCNYFETDLHMIRKTLISNVLHTQFHSAAKIAGTNPVEWMENADRWIVGFLEKFEEGCHMMETAIKDRIQEGLKRQGRSESNLSGDDSDS from the exons ATGAAGCCAGCGGAGGACGCGGCCGTCCCGGAGGCAACGGCAacggcgacgccgccgccgccggcggcgcagACGGTTTGGTACGATCCCATGTCTTCGCCACAGGCGCCGGCGCCGCACCAGCAGCCGGCGATAGAGGCTGTGGCGGAGACCTCGCCATCGTCGGTGAGCTCCGACGCGCGGCCTCTCAGGGTGTACGCCGACGGCATCTACGATCTCTTCCACTTCGGTCATGCGCGCGCGCTCGAACAGGCTAAGAAGTC ATTTCCCAACACCTACTTGCTGGTAGGTTGCTGCAGTGATGAGATCACCCACATGTACAAAGGAAAGACCGTCATGACCGAGGACGAGCGCTATGAATCGCTTCGGCATTGCAA GTGGGTTGACGAGGTTATACCGGATGCTCCATGGGTGATCAACCAGGAGTTCATCGACAAGCACAACATCGACTATGTCGCTCATGACGCGCTCCC ATATGCTGACACGAGTGGAGCTGCCAATGATGTCTATGAATTT GTGAAAGCTATTGggaagttcaaggagacaaagcgCACTGAGGGCATCTCGACATCGGACATCATCATGAGGATCTTGAAGGACTACAACCAGTACATTATGCGGAATCTGACCCGGGGGTACAGCCGTAAAGACCTTGGCGTCAGCTATGTTAAG GAGAAGCAACTGAGAGTCAACATGGGGATTAGCAAGCTAAGGGAGAAGGTGAAGGAGCATCAAGAGAAGGTGATCAAGTTGCTTTGCAACTATTTTGAGACAGACCTTCACATGATTCGTAAAACTCTGATATCAAATGTGCTGCACACGCAGTTTCACAGTGCGGCAAAGATAGCTGGAACCAACCCTGTGGAGTGGATGGAGAATGCAGACCGTTGGATTGTTGGGTTTCTTGAGAAGTTTGAGGAAGGTTGCCACATGATG GAAACTGCCATTAAAGATCGAATTCAGGAGGGATTGAAGAGGCAAGGCAGGTCAGAGTCAAACCTTTCTGGAGATGACTCCGACTCGTAA
- the LOC136501551 gene encoding choline-phosphate cytidylyltransferase 2-like isoform X2: MKPAEDAAVPEATATATPPPPAAQTVWYDPMSSPQAPAPHQQPAIEAVAETSPSSVSSDARPLRVYADGIYDLFHFGHARALEQAKKSFPNTYLLVGCCSDEITHMYKGKTVMTEDERYESLRHCKWVDEVIPDAPWVINQEFIDKHNIDYVAHDALPYADTSGAANDVYEFVKAIGKFKETKRTEGISTSDIIMRILKDYNQYIMRNLTRGYSRKDLGVSYVKEKQLRVNMGISKLREKVKEHQEKFHSAAKIAGTNPVEWMENADRWIVGFLEKFEEGCHMMETAIKDRIQEGLKRQGRSESNLSGDDSDS; this comes from the exons ATGAAGCCAGCGGAGGACGCGGCCGTCCCGGAGGCAACGGCAacggcgacgccgccgccgccggcggcgcagACGGTTTGGTACGATCCCATGTCTTCGCCACAGGCGCCGGCGCCGCACCAGCAGCCGGCGATAGAGGCTGTGGCGGAGACCTCGCCATCGTCGGTGAGCTCCGACGCGCGGCCTCTCAGGGTGTACGCCGACGGCATCTACGATCTCTTCCACTTCGGTCATGCGCGCGCGCTCGAACAGGCTAAGAAGTC ATTTCCCAACACCTACTTGCTGGTAGGTTGCTGCAGTGATGAGATCACCCACATGTACAAAGGAAAGACCGTCATGACCGAGGACGAGCGCTATGAATCGCTTCGGCATTGCAA GTGGGTTGACGAGGTTATACCGGATGCTCCATGGGTGATCAACCAGGAGTTCATCGACAAGCACAACATCGACTATGTCGCTCATGACGCGCTCCC ATATGCTGACACGAGTGGAGCTGCCAATGATGTCTATGAATTT GTGAAAGCTATTGggaagttcaaggagacaaagcgCACTGAGGGCATCTCGACATCGGACATCATCATGAGGATCTTGAAGGACTACAACCAGTACATTATGCGGAATCTGACCCGGGGGTACAGCCGTAAAGACCTTGGCGTCAGCTATGTTAAG GAGAAGCAACTGAGAGTCAACATGGGGATTAGCAAGCTAAGGGAGAAGGTGAAGGAGCATCAAGAGAAG TTTCACAGTGCGGCAAAGATAGCTGGAACCAACCCTGTGGAGTGGATGGAGAATGCAGACCGTTGGATTGTTGGGTTTCTTGAGAAGTTTGAGGAAGGTTGCCACATGATG GAAACTGCCATTAAAGATCGAATTCAGGAGGGATTGAAGAGGCAAGGCAGGTCAGAGTCAAACCTTTCTGGAGATGACTCCGACTCGTAA
- the LOC136501097 gene encoding uncharacterized protein isoform X2, producing MGTDYYNVLKVNRNATEEDLKKSYRRLAMKWHPDKNPGDVKKEAEAKFKKISEAYEVLSDPQKRAIYDQYGEEGLKASADGGGSTSMNGAAKQRFNPRNAEDVFAEFFGSSKPFENMGRAKSMRFQTEGAGTFGGLGGNENKFRSYNESVGTSSSQARKPPPVETKLPCSLEELYAGSTRKMKISRNVVKPNGKHFLQLGTESEILTIDIKPGWKKGTKITFSNKGNEQPNQLPADLVFVIDEKPHDLYTRESNDLLVHRKIDLVDALAGTTVNLKTLDGRDLVIKLTDVVTPGYELVIAKEGMPIVKENGRRGNLRIKFDVNFPKRLSSEQRHSIRKVLGGQPQQQ from the exons ATGGGGACGGACTACTACAATGTGCTCAAGGTGAACCGGAACGCCACGGAGGAGGACCTCAAGAAGTCGTACCGCCGGCTGGCTATGAAGTGGCACCCCGACAAGAACCCTGGCGACGTCAAGAAGGAAGCCGAGGCCAAATTCAAGAAGATCTCCGAGGCCTACGAG GTTTTGAGTGATCCCCAGAAGAGGGCGATATATGATCAGTATGGCGAGGAAGGTCTGAAGGCCTCTGCAGATGGTGGTGGTTCCACATCCATGAATGGGGCTGCCAAGCAACGTTTCAATCCTCGCAATGCTGAAGACGTGTTTGCTGAGTTCTTTGGCAGCAGCAAGCCTTTCGAGAACATGGGGCGAGCGAAGTCAATGAGGTTCCAGACAGAAGGTGCTGGCACTTTCGGTGGGTTGGGTGGGAATGAAAACAAGTTCAGATCATACAATGAATCGGTTGGCACCAGTTCGAGTCAGGCTCGGAAGCCGCCGCCTGTGGAAACCAAACTGCCCTGCTCACTTGAAGAGTTATACGCAGGTTCAACACGCAAGATGAAGATATCCAGGAACGTTGTGAAGCCGAATGGTAAGCATTTTTT GCAACTAGGGACCGAATCGGAGATTTTAACAATCGATATAAAGCCTGGCTGGAAGAAGGGAACGAAGATCACATTCTCCAACAAGGGCAACGAGCAGCCAAACCAGCTCCCTGCCGATCTCGTCTTTGTTATCGATGAGAAGCCCCATGATCTGTACACAAGAGAAAGCAACGATCTCCTGGTCCACCGGAAGATTGATTTGGTGGATGCATTGGCAGGAACTACGGTCAATCTGAAGACCCTCGACGGGCGTGACCTGGTGATTAAGCTCACAGATGTGGTGACACCTGGCTATGAACTTGTGATTGCAAAGGAAGGGATGCCTATCGTCAAGGAGAACGGGAGAAGAGGCAACCTGAGGATCAAGTTCGATGTCAATTTTCCTAAGAGGTTGTCGTCAGAGCAGCGGCACAGCATTAGGAAGGTTCTTGGAGGTCAACCTCAGCAGCAGTGA
- the LOC136501097 gene encoding uncharacterized protein isoform X1 yields the protein MGTDYYNVLKVNRNATEEDLKKSYRRLAMKWHPDKNPGDVKKEAEAKFKKISEAYEVLSDPQKRAIYDQYGEEGLKASADGGGSTSMNGAAKQRFNPRNAEDVFAEFFGSSKPFENMGRAKSMRFQTEGAGTFGGLGGNENKFRSYNESVGTSSSQARKPPPVETKLPCSLEELYAGSTRKMKISRNVVKPNGN from the exons ATGGGGACGGACTACTACAATGTGCTCAAGGTGAACCGGAACGCCACGGAGGAGGACCTCAAGAAGTCGTACCGCCGGCTGGCTATGAAGTGGCACCCCGACAAGAACCCTGGCGACGTCAAGAAGGAAGCCGAGGCCAAATTCAAGAAGATCTCCGAGGCCTACGAG GTTTTGAGTGATCCCCAGAAGAGGGCGATATATGATCAGTATGGCGAGGAAGGTCTGAAGGCCTCTGCAGATGGTGGTGGTTCCACATCCATGAATGGGGCTGCCAAGCAACGTTTCAATCCTCGCAATGCTGAAGACGTGTTTGCTGAGTTCTTTGGCAGCAGCAAGCCTTTCGAGAACATGGGGCGAGCGAAGTCAATGAGGTTCCAGACAGAAGGTGCTGGCACTTTCGGTGGGTTGGGTGGGAATGAAAACAAGTTCAGATCATACAATGAATCGGTTGGCACCAGTTCGAGTCAGGCTCGGAAGCCGCCGCCTGTGGAAACCAAACTGCCCTGCTCACTTGAAGAGTTATACGCAGGTTCAACACGCAAGATGAAGATATCCAGGAACGTTGTGAAGCCGAATG GCAACTAG